The sequence GCAAGGCTCAATATTTTGAATGAATTCGGAAAATATATAGACTCATCAGATTTTATATAGAACCGTGCTGCCGCTTTGGCAAATTTATATGTAGGAAACGGCGTATTGTTTCAAAAAACCGACTGAACGGGCTTTAATAAAGTTGTCAGATTATGTTTATGACGGATGTATTTTATTTCCGCGGCCGGTTAAACGGTAAAATAAAAAGCCGTTTTCATATGGGCAGATTATAATTAAAAAAATGGAAACTGTATTTATCGTTTGTAAAAGGTTGTTTAATAAGCTTATTAGATATTGCTGCATATAAAAAACAATTCAGAAATAAAGGCGGGAGGTAATCTTATTTCAAAATAAATCATTTGTGGAATAAAGTTGAACGCCATCATGTTTTATTTGTGATATAATAATTTTACATAGTGCGATTGCTAACAACGCCTGTTTTTTAAATAGGTGGGAGTAAATATATTTGGCGGTGAATCCATGAAACTAAATTCTTTTCAAGCTTTCAAAACAGCATGTGAACTTTCCGATTATGCCAATGGTCGGGCAAAACTGATTGGTGTGTACACCTCAAGCAGTATAAAATTATACCCGTTTCAAATGGCTGCGGCTCTTTTCGCACTGCGTTCGCCTTATCTGAAAGGCGTTGTGCTGTGCGATGAAGGAGGGCTGGGCAAAACGGTGGAAGCTCTCTTGGTTGTTGCCCAGAAATGGTGCGAGGGCGAACGACGATTGCTTATTATCTCTCCAAACCACCTCTTGAAACAGTGGGAGGACATGATAGAAGAGAAATTCGATTTTCCATGGCTGACGATTTGCGAAAAAGACAAGCTTGCAGCGCTTTCAACACAAGGGAATCTATTTTTTCAAGATGCCGTTATATTGACTTCTTATGATTTTGCTGTGGAAAATTGTGAAATGATAAGGGAAATTTCATGGGATGCAGTTGTTTTTGAAGAAGCAAGCCGTTTGTCAAAAATCCATACGGGCATGAGCGGAGAAGCCGAAGCTCTGAAATCGGCGGCGGGAAACGCATTTAAAATACTTGTCACCCCTACGCCAATTGAAATGAGCATTATGGATGTTTATGGTCTGATATATTTCATTGATAAGGATGCGCTGCCGGAAAAGGAATGGTTCTATAAGCGGTATTTTCGAAAGAGCGAAAATTACGGCGAGCTGGCAGAAAATATCAGCCGATATTGTTTCAGAACCCTAAGAAGCCAAGCCAAACGATATATGAAATTAACGGAAAGAATTCCCGTATCTATAACCTATAGATTAACGAAGAGCGAAAGCGAACTATACGCTCTTCTGGAAGATTATCTGAAAAAGCCTGAAAAAAAGGCTTTTCCGCAAATGGACAATTATGAATTAACGATTATGCTTACGAAAATTGCATCTTCCTCATCTTTTGCCCTGCAAAAAACTCTTGGGAATATAGAGAGGCGTTTAGAGAGCTATGATGAAAGCGACGAGGAATTATCGCAAATCAGGCTGATTAAGGAAGCGGCGGAGAATGTCAGGGAAAATGCCAAAGGCAAGCTTCTTTTATTTTTGCTTAAAAAGCTGTTTCCGCTTATAAAAAAGAACGGAGGCCGAAAAAAGGCTCTTATTTTCACTGAAAACCGTATAACGCAGGAGTATTTGAAAAGACTGCTTTCGGAAAAAGGGTATTCTTCGTTAGTATATAACGGAGCTAAAAGCAAGGACTATGAAATTTTGGAAGAATTTGAAAAGTCCGCTGAAATTCTAATCTGCACGGAGGTAGCGTCCAGCGGATTAAATCTTCAGATCTGTTCTTTGGTGATAAACTACGACTGGTCATATAACGCCATGGAAATGGAACAGCGTATAAACCGCTGTCATCGTCAGGATCAGGAAAACGATGTAATTGTGATTAACCTTGTCAATCCTGAAAATTTTGCCGATGTGCGTATGTTGGAACTTATGAAAAAACGTATTCTCCAGTTTGACGGCATTGTGGGCATGAGCGATGAAATTGCGGGCGAATTTTTTGACAGCGGCGAAATGGCCGTTGAATACATATCTAAAAAGCTGCGTCCCGTCGGAAAAATCGAAGAAGAACACAAATTGATTTTGAGGGAAACAATGGAAGAAAATATCAGGGAAGCAGAGGAAATGGAGAATCGGCTTTTCACCACCTTTGACGGAAAAATAGCGGAGAATGTGGAGATAAAGCCTCAGTATATTGAGGAAAAAATTCAGGAAATTAACGATAAACTGTGGGATTTAATAAAATATTTTTTTGAACATAATTCCAATTTTAGTTTGATAGAAGAAACAAGGACAGTGAAGGCCGCGCGTTTTAACCCGCCAAGTCCGTTCATAGGCGTATATAACCTAAGAGAAAGCTACAGCATGTTGGACAGAAGCGTTCCGAGGGCGGGAAGAATTACTGTCACCGGCAAATTTGCGGGACATGTTCTTGAAGGAATTTTCTGGAAAGGAATCAGTCAAAGGGGAAAAGTTGTTGTAGATTCGGATATAGAAAAATGTGTTATAGGTTTTTACGAAATAAGCGTATATGGAAAATATGTTTCGGAATGGAAAGAACATACTTTTGTTGGCATTTGCGGCAGCGGAAAATTACTGACCGATGAAGAATGCAGAAAGATTATGGAACTGCCTGCGCTTCATTGTATGGAAATAGGCAAAAAACATCTCGGACAGCATGATTTTGCTCTGCTTGAGGAACGTGTGACAGAAGAGCACCCTCTTGATAAATTTGTTTCTCCGGAGGACTGCCTTAACCGTGCGGTGAAGAATTTGAGCCGAGAAAATGCCGCAGCTATTGAGGAAGAGGAAATTTCTGCCGAAAATAAAAAGGCGGCCTTAGACCGCGAGATAGAGAAAATTAAATTGGAAATAAAGGCGGCTGAGAAAACGGCGGCAAATACAGCGGTTGAAAAGGTAGTTTTAAAAAAGAAAATTAATATGCTTACAAAGGAGCTAAAACAAAAACAACAGTCATTTTTTATGGAAGAGATGAGGATTGACGCCCATAAGGAAGAGAAAATTCGGGAAATTATAGAAAGAACAAAATTGTATGCAAAAGTGAAACGTCTGTTTTTACTTGATGTGGAGGGAAAGCAGGCGGAAGAATTGTAAAATAATAGCGATTATGTTAAAATTATATGGAAACAACCGTATATGAGCTGTGTTGGCCTCTATTCTTTTAGAATGGAGGCGGCGCCTATGAAAAATCAGTTTGATTTTAAGGATGTTCTGACATTTGGAATATTCCTTTTGACACTGCTTACATTTATATTTAATTTTTGTAAGTAGGATTACATAGAAAAACCACCCCTGAACTTTGACTAGCGACGGGGTGGATTTTATGCCGACTTGTTTATGGCCAACCGCTTTGCGGGCGGTTGTTCCTTCTTTATGTTTAAATTATATCACGCAATTTCAGTTAAAGCAAGGATAAAAAGTATCCGGATATGGTGGGTGAGCGAATGGAGAAAATAGACGGAATGAGCAGAGATTTGGAGCTTGAGGCGAGAGAAAAGCTGAAAAGCGTGTTTCCCGATTGTTTTGCGGAAGGAAAACTCGATATAGATAAACTGCTTAATATATGCGGCGAATATATAGACGATGAT is a genomic window of Anaerotignum faecicola containing:
- a CDS encoding DEAD/DEAH box helicase; this translates as MKLNSFQAFKTACELSDYANGRAKLIGVYTSSSIKLYPFQMAAALFALRSPYLKGVVLCDEGGLGKTVEALLVVAQKWCEGERRLLIISPNHLLKQWEDMIEEKFDFPWLTICEKDKLAALSTQGNLFFQDAVILTSYDFAVENCEMIREISWDAVVFEEASRLSKIHTGMSGEAEALKSAAGNAFKILVTPTPIEMSIMDVYGLIYFIDKDALPEKEWFYKRYFRKSENYGELAENISRYCFRTLRSQAKRYMKLTERIPVSITYRLTKSESELYALLEDYLKKPEKKAFPQMDNYELTIMLTKIASSSSFALQKTLGNIERRLESYDESDEELSQIRLIKEAAENVRENAKGKLLLFLLKKLFPLIKKNGGRKKALIFTENRITQEYLKRLLSEKGYSSLVYNGAKSKDYEILEEFEKSAEILICTEVASSGLNLQICSLVINYDWSYNAMEMEQRINRCHRQDQENDVIVINLVNPENFADVRMLELMKKRILQFDGIVGMSDEIAGEFFDSGEMAVEYISKKLRPVGKIEEEHKLILRETMEENIREAEEMENRLFTTFDGKIAENVEIKPQYIEEKIQEINDKLWDLIKYFFEHNSNFSLIEETRTVKAARFNPPSPFIGVYNLRESYSMLDRSVPRAGRITVTGKFAGHVLEGIFWKGISQRGKVVVDSDIEKCVIGFYEISVYGKYVSEWKEHTFVGICGSGKLLTDEECRKIMELPALHCMEIGKKHLGQHDFALLEERVTEEHPLDKFVSPEDCLNRAVKNLSRENAAAIEEEEISAENKKAALDREIEKIKLEIKAAEKTAANTAVEKVVLKKKINMLTKELKQKQQSFFMEEMRIDAHKEEKIREIIERTKLYAKVKRLFLLDVEGKQAEEL